Proteins encoded by one window of Glycine soja cultivar W05 chromosome 15, ASM419377v2, whole genome shotgun sequence:
- the LOC114386976 gene encoding MLP-like protein 34, whose amino-acid sequence MSLAGKISIEIGVHASAAKWFNLFATQLHHVQNLTERVHETKLHHGDDWHHNESIKHWTCTIDGKVTTYHESIESVDEPNKTITYKIFGEDIDHQYKVFKVIFQAIHKDHGGAFIKWTIEYERVGEEVDLPFGFIEYLNKGSRDVDGHLLKA is encoded by the exons ATGTCACTTGCTGGTAAAATCAGCATTGAAATTGGGGTGCATGCAAGCGCTGCAAAGTGGTTCAACCTCTTTGCAACGCAACTCCATCATGTTCAAAACCTTACCGAAAGAGTGCATGAAACCAAGCTACATCATGGTGATGACTGGCATCACAACGAATCGATCAAACACTGGACTTGTACCATAG ATGGTAAGGTTACAACATATCACGAGAGTATTGAATCCGTTGATGAACCTAACAAAACAATCACTTACAAGATCTTCGGTGAAGATATCGATCACCAGTATAAGGTCTTTAAGGTCATCTTTCAAGCAATTCATAAGGATCATGGGGGTGCATTCATCAAATGGACTATTGAATATGAAAGGGTTGGTGAGGAAGTTGATCTTCCATTTGGCTTCATCGAATACCTCAACAAAGGGAGTAGAGATGTTGATGGTCATCTTCTCAAGGCATAG